From the Streptococcus hyointestinalis genome, the window CGCTAGCTGCATACCAGACAACCTAACATCACCAGCACGACCTTGCAAATGACTCTTAAGCGCTTTATCTCTTGTACCGTCTTGCGCCAATTTCAACGTGTTGTATTTCAAATGATTAAGCCCACGTCCAAAGTTCGTTTTCAACTGATTAAAACGGTCTTTTCGTGCTTGTGATTGTGCATGAACTAACCGACTAGCAGCTTCTCTACTATAACCAGCACCTGCCATAGCAAAGCCCATTTGACCTGCTCTTGATAAACCAGAAATTCCCTTTACAGTACCTCTGCCTAATCCAGCTAACGAACGATTACGGATACCTTTAACTGCTTGTTTTGCTACTGCCATTTTAGTCATATCATTTGTTAAGCTACGACCACCATAACGACGACTACGCACAGTCCCTTTAAAGCGTCTCTTAAGACGATTAGGGAAGCGACCAAAGGAACTTGACACCCGCAAGCGATCTGCAGTCAAAATGGAAACGAGCCAATCACGCTTCTTCCAAAGCATAACTAAAACGATAATCTCGACAAAAACAACTAGCAAATAGTTATTAAAGAATGTGGAAACAACATCATCAATCATCTTGTAGATAAACAAAGCCATAATGGCAAAGAAATCCATGAAACCAGATAAGCCCACGGTGATACCTATACGTTTAGCAAAATTAAGTAAAACAATTTGCATGGTAGGTATAAAACTGATAAGCGCCACAAAAGGTGATAGTACAAACAGTATCAACAATGTGATTCTTAACACAAATCGGAAAATAGCAAAGGCATCTATGATAATTCCCAAAACAGTTGTTTTAAAGATAGAGCCGATAGCGTAGGAAAACTTATCACCCCAATTATTAGATAAGTTTTTAATTTTAACCTCATCACCATTGTAAACAATCTCTTCCATCGTCTTATCGTTCAATTTAAATTTCTTATCATCACTATCATAAGCTAACAGAGCCTTTAAGTCCTTCTCACTCAAATTGAGTCCTAAGCCGGCATATTTAACATCATTTCCACTGACTTTATCAGCATTCATGTAAGCGTAAGGCTCCCAAATAGCTTGTTCAAAATAACTATCCAAAGGACTACCCTCACCATACCCTTTGCTACTATAAGCGTTTTCAAGTTTAGAAACGCTAGAAGCTACCCCTGTCAAAGCACTATCTACGTTTGTATAGGCTCTTGTCAGGTAATAATCTCCAGTCGCTGACTTTGTAAAGAAAATTGTCACAACACCGAAGGTCACAAAAAGTTTAAGCAGCGATGTAAAGAAACCACCACCTCTTTTGACATATTCATAGTAAGCATAAGAGACAAACAAGCCCCCGACAAAGAGTAAGACTTGACTCGTCATCAGGCTATTATAAGTATCTCCAGCGATATTTAAGATATCGACAATCTGAGTATTAAGGCTACTATTCTTATCTAGTGAATCATAGATAGTCGCCATCATAGAGAAAATCGTCTTATTAACCCAAAAGATAGCTTGCACAAAGGAGTTAATCAAATAGTTTGTTTCAGAGCTAAAGCCCCAAAAGTCCCCTTTAAAATAAGCCTTGGACGTAAAGCGATCGAGGTCATCCTTGAATTGATCGTAAGTTAAAGGTCTATCAAAGGTGTCATAAGTCGCCGCATCTATCAACTTTTTTTGAGTTTCTTTTTTAGAATCAATATCTGTTCCGAGTTTTTTGGCATCCTTGACATACTTATCATAATCATCACCGAGTATCTTTTTGATTCCCTGCTCTTGAATTTCTAGCAAGTTTTTAGGGTCAACCGTATTGGTTTTTGCTCCATCTGAACCTTTTCCTTTATCTTTTTTCTTATTATTTGTATTATTCTTGTTTTTCCCCTTAGACTTATCAATTTTCCCTGTTTTTAGAGGCGGATTAGTGAAACTGTTCGTTAGACCTTTATTTAATTTAGAGTCTGCTAAGCTCCCTATCGGAAAAGTCACTAGAAGCAATAACACCCCTAGTAACATTAAACGTTTTCGTTTCATAAGCCCCTCCTTTAAGCAGTTGCTTTCAACTGACTCTCAACCGTATCAAAGAGAACCGTGACTTCTGGAAACATACCATCAACGGTGATGCGCTCACGCCGTCCAAAGGTGTCATACATGATACATTGACCCATGGTCATATTACCAATCCACCTCTTGGTCTCTTCATTAACAGGAAGTTTGAGGTAAGCAAGGATATCATCAATCTCAGTTTCTTCCAAAAAGGCAAAGACCGTTCCAAAACCAGTCGAATCATCCTCTGTCTTTAAGTCATGAACCGACTGCGTACCTAGAATCATAAAGTTATTATAGGAGCGTCCGATACGTTTCATCTCCTTGATAACCTCACGACCTGCAGGCGTTGAGTTAAACATCCAACACTCATCAAATACAGACATGGTTTCTACCGTTCGGTCACGTTCCCCAAATCGTTTACAGAAATATCCTAAGCCATAAAGGACAACCAAGGACTTCTTCTGCGACTTAGTTAAGTCCATCTGTGATTCTGATTTTGGTAAATCAAGTCCCGAAATTTCAAGGATAGTAGTCTTATTAGTTAAGTTAATAGCGCTATTGCGTCCATCTGAGAAGCAAAGAGACAGAATAGACTTTTGCGATTTTCGCCACAAGTTACGTCCTGCATTAACGACAGTCTCAGAAGAAGATTGCTGCATATCCTCAAAGACATGTAACATACCAACTTTTTCACCTTGTTTCTTTCGAGCTAGCACTCGGTCAATACTTGTGAGATAAGCATCTTCAATCTCATCTGTGTTTTCTTTGAGCACCGAGTCAATCATGGAATCAGCAAGGTCAATGGCTTCTTGTCCGTCAAGAAAGACAATTGGGTCAAGCGCACCATGATTATCTGGATTTTTGGCATCTAAGGTCACATAATGAATACTCTTGATGTATTCTTGGAGTTCTGGGAACTCTTGCTTACGTTCTAACTCATAGAGTATCTTTTGATATTGTGCTCTGACTTCTCGTTTAGGATCAACATACAGACATTGCATCTTGAGCAAACTGTGATATAAAAAAGCAGTTTAATCAAATAGGATTTTCCTGACCCTGTTTCACCCGTCACTCCAACATGTGGGTTGTTAGTCACTTTTCCTTCAATCCCTTGTTTATTAGCTTGTAAGAGATTAACATAAACTGGCGTCGAACTAGCAGCAATCGCCGCCTTATAATCCCCTTGCCACGAATCCGACTGATAATCAATCCGTCCAATAGGAAAGCCAACGTCTGTACCGACTTTCTTAGTCATAAAGAAGAGGTTTTCACAGAAGCCCTCTAAACTCATAGGCTGAATAAAGTTCCTGTCTGACTTGGTAAGCACTTCTGTAAAACGGTTCTTATAGAAAAGGTAGAGCTGGTCTGCATTAGCCCTCACTAGGCTGATACCTAGTTGGCTAAAGACTGAGAATAGAATATCAATACGAGATTTTAAAACGTCAATGGTGCTACCTGTCACAAACAAGGTATTGAGATAAGACACCAAAGGCACATCCTCATCTACCTTTTCTTTTAGGTCTTCCAAAAGGAAACGGCTACGCACTACACTAACATTTTGTGTGTCATCTGCCTCATCCGCTTCATCCATGGTATTTTTCAAGCGTCTACGGCTACGTTTAGCCTTGTTAGGCAGAGAGAAAATACCGTTGGGTGTTGAAAATTGTACCTTGAACCTTGTTTCAACTGGAAAGCTGAGTTTTTCAATCTCTTCTTGCAGATGGAGATAAGACACATTTTCTGGAAGTGTATCAATAGGAAGCGCTGCGACATAAGAAACCTCATCCATATTAGAGAATTTCATGATATTGACATGCTCAAACTCGATATTAACTTCATCGACATTTTCCATATTATCCCCAACAAAGGTAATCTCAGTCTCTTTATCAACGACCATACCACGTAAAAATTGGAGGCGTTGGATAAAGATATTTTCACCTGTTGATACTCGCTTGGCATCCAACATGTCAAGTGTACTTTTGAGGAGTTTTTCTTGATGTTGGTACTTCTCATACCAGTTGCTTGGCACCTGTTCTCTAAAACCTAGAAGAGATAAGGTTGAATTTCTGAGACTGCGATAGCCTTGTCCCACAACGGACTTGAGGTCAATAGAGACATGGATAGATTTTAGAGGCACCACAAGGTAGTAGACATACTCGTAAATCGTTCCTAAGGAGTCATAGAGCTTTTCTACCATACCGTTTAAGAGGTACTCTGCTAAAGGAGCAGCACCATCCTCCCAATCAATATCCAAGGCAATCTTTTCGAAGCGTGGGAAAATATCTTGATCCATAGGAATCATAGCAATCTCAAAATCATGGTAGTCTCGTAAGCTAGAGAGCGTTGTATAGACACTTTCTTTAAACTGTTCCTTACCTTTGAAGTCTGGAGAGTTAATAACTTTAGGTGGAATACGATAGACTGCCGAGACGCTACCGTCTTTTCGTAAAATGAGGTTCTCATGAATATCCCATAATGAATTGAGCATGTATTTATCTCGACTATTTAAAACATCACTAAATGACACGTGTTCTCCTTTCTCTTGGTTTGTGATAAATCTGTCCTTTATTGATATAGATAGACTCTTCTCGCATACCATACTTGATATAAAAGAGAAGATAATCTTTTAGATAAAAGACAAAAGCCTTACCATCAACAACCAAATCAGATAGGCGCCTGCCTAGGTAAATCCCTGCGACCACGCACAACATTCCTCTTAATCCCCAAGGAAGAAAAAAGAGTAGAAAGTCCATCAGATACCATAAGCTAGCACCTACGACAAAACCATAAACAAAAAAGGATAACTTAAGCGCTGAGTTAAGCGAAAAGTTATCCGTAAGTCTTTGAATCCAATAAGGTTGCGATAAGGCTTGTTTGTAACAATAGAGTTCCTTATCTGGTTTTTCCATAGGCTTCACCCAAAGATTTTAGCGACAACACCTTTTAGGCTATCCATAACTTGTTGTGGATTAGAACCATAGTAGTAAGCAGCAACTCCAATAGCTAGTTTAGTTACCGCTTTACCAAAGGAGCCGTCTTTCACTGCTTCGATAATACCAAAGGCTGAGTAGGCAATTACCAGCCACATCCCGATATTTTGAAAAAACCATTCCCATAATCCTGATAATGTCATCTTTATTTATCCTTATATTTATATTAGTGGGTAGCTCCCACTAGTATAAATCCTTTCTTATATTTATATTAGTGGGTAGCTCCCACTAGTATAAATCCTTTCTTTAATATTTTTTAGATTTGTTTTATACTTTGTTCAGCGCTGTGGATTAGTAATTTTATCCAATCGCTTTGACGATTTCAAGGAGGCTCTAACCACAGCTCTTTGTTTAATTGGTAATTAGAATGATAACGCTTGACGTTTTATCTCGTGTAAGGCTACAAGACAAAGAGTGCGTGGAACGAACAACAGCTGCTAATCACTTTGAAAGGAATTAAAAACTTATGTTCTATGTCGGTATTGATATTGCTAAAAATAAACACGATATGGCTTGCATTGACAAAAATGGACGGGTTATCCTCCGAAAGTTTACGTTCCCTAACTCTCATCAAGGATTCATTGACCTAAAAACACAGCTTAGACAACTGTCTCCTGTAATAGACAATGTTCATATTGCTCTTGAAAGCACCGGACATTACAACTATAATCTCGGCAGATTTCTGAGACAATTAGGTTATACGGTATTTGCTTACAATCCCTTAATTATTAAGGAGTTCGCCAAATCACAATCCCTCAGAAAGACAAAAACTGATGTCAAAGACGCTCTTCTGATTGCACATCGCTTACGCTCTGATGTTGTCTCTGAACGCTACCATGTGGATGACAAAATCGAAGCATTAAAAGAACTCACTCGCTATCAAAATAGGTTAATTCAAGCTCGCTCTAGGAACAAAAATCTCTATGTTCGCTTGCTTGATCTTGTTTTTCCAGAGCTACACGGAATTGTTGGTAATTTACATAACAACTTCGTTTACGAACTACTAAGTAAGTACCCTAGTCCTGATAAGATTAGTCGTGCTCACTTCAAGTCTTTGCTCAAAATTAAACGACTTACAGCAGACAAAGCCCTTCTTATCAAGGAAGTAGCTAAGCAAACCATAGGAAAGGCTTCATCTGTACACTCCTTAGAGTTAATACAACTCATTGGTACGATTCGCCATTACGATAAGCAGATAGAAGATGTGCAGAAAGATATTGATAAACTTATGGTAGAGCTTGATTCACCTATTACCTCAATCACTGGTATTAGTAATCGCTTAGGAGCCATTATCCTTGCCGAGATTAAGACCATCCATAACTTTAAAACACCTGCCCAATTGCAAGCCTTCGCTGGTTTAGAACCTGCTATTTATCAATCTGGACAAATGGATAGTAAAGGTAAAATGGTGAAGCGTGGCTCAACTTATCTCCGCTATGCTCTCATACAGGCTGCTAGGATATTAAGTATCTATTCGCCTCATTTTAAAGCCTATCTTCGTCTTAAAATAAGCCAAGGAAAACATTATAATGTCGCCCTATCGCATGTTGCTAAAAAGCTCATACGTGTTATTTTTCATCTCCTGAAAACCAATCAATCTTTCGACGAAACTAAACTCAGATAAAACAGATAAAAACTCAAGATTTTTAAAACTTGCCCAAAAAGCAAGTCTTTTAACATGCTTTCTTTTTGGAGTTTATGTTGAGAAATAAACTCAAAAAACTAAACTTTACTCTTGATTTTTAATATAGAATGCCTCCTTAACAATTATCCTTTTGCATCTCTTCCAGCGCTTTATCAGCCATAGCAGAAACTCGACAAGCCATCCAACAGAATGCACCAAAGACTACCACTATAAAAAACAAAAGACCTAGTAATAACCAAATCACTGTGCTACCTCCCATTTTTGGATATGCTTAGCTACTTTAATGCACTCTAGAAGGTAATCATACATGGGATGAACAATCTCACCAGCATAGATGATAAAATCACCCTCTGATACCATATCTTCCAAAGTTGCATTAGCTATCATATTTAACTCAAATGAAAAAGCCACGTCCTTACGACGTGTACTCTTAACTAATATAACTTCCTTTGCTTCAGGACTGTGATAAATCGTAACAAAAGTTCGTGGATTACTCTTTTTCAAAACCTTCAGCAATAATCTTTTATTGTAAAATGAAACCATATCAATCATTAAATTTCTCTAAAACCTCCTTGTTTGCTTGATAGCTACCATCTTTTTCAGTGACATACAAATACTTCTCAACCATGTCTCCACGGACAAAAACAACGCTTGGCGCTTCCTTAATACTGTATTTTTCAACCAACTTTTGTCCCTCTTCGCTCTCAACATCAACGTAAAAAGTCGTCAACAAACTCTTTTCACCTGCTTTTATGACATCTTGTTTGCCAAAGCGGCACATAGGACAAGAACGCTTGTAAAAGACAAGATTATAATACTTTTTTGAAACATCTAGCGCCTGTTTAGCTGCCAAATGAATGTCATAATCATGTGACTTTTGATAAGTGTCAACAAGAGTATTTGTTGTAACGGCTAAACAAAAAATAGTTCCTGCACCAGCAAGAACTATTCCTGTTTTCTTTAGAAATGCTTTACTTTCTATCATAATAACCTCCTTTTCTAAGATAGTTGACTTGAAAGAGCAGAAAATAACAAAAAATAATAAAGGAAAAATGTTTTACTAAAAATCAAAAATTAGAAAGAAATATGTATAATTTTATTCAGGAGAAATATATTCTACTATTATCTGCTCATGCAAATCTACTATCTCTTTTAGAGAGAGTACAAGCCTGTCTTATCGTTTTCTTTGTACTCTCACTAAAAGGGATAGATAATCCCTAAAAAATAATAACCCCTTTTTTAAACCAACGTTCTCTAAACTTATCTTTAGAGTCGCCTGTGATACCGCAGACATGTCTACTAAAATCATAATTGTAACCCGTTTTATAGAAATCTTGTAATTCTTCCTGATAAGCTTCTACAAACTCTCTTAGAGCTGGTAGAGCTTTATCATCACAGCTAAAAGGATAAACTGGACGATACCATTCTTTATTTTCCTTGTAAACAGCGATACCATAAAAATAGACAGGAACAGCTAAGCTTTCACTGTCATACCTCACTTTTTTGATAACTTTACATGTTACATCTCCTTTCTGCTTCATCTTCTTACTTGCCTTTCTAAATTGTTATTTTTCCTCTAGTTGCTCTTTGAGCTTATTACACAGAGCAACAACATCCTTTTTATAAACAAACTTCACTTTCTTATCAAGACTCGCTTTTGGAATAGCTTCTGCTTGATAACTGTCATAAACTTCTTTGATTAAGCCATGAGCCAAGCGCTCATTGAACCCCATATCACATAAATCACGATAAGAAACAACTAGCTGACGATCAACCAGTGTACTTTCTTCTTCACTAGCCACAAGCTCATCCAAGCTACAGTTAAAATAAGTCTTGAGCTTGACCAGAACTTCCAAGGAAGGTGTTCTAGCACCTGCTTCAAACTTGTTATAATAACTTGGCGTTATTCCTAAATAAGTCGCTATATCTTCTTTTTTAGCTCCTCTGTCCTTACGAAGCTGTCTCAAATGACTTGCAAAAGCACTCATATCTTTCTCCTTTTTCCAAAATAAAAAGGCATGACTTTCATCATGACAAAAAGTTGTTCTATGGTTCTTGAATTGAGCTAATAATCATCCAACTCCTTTTCAACATCCCTAATGATAATCTGTAGATTTTCAATTAAAACTGGAATATCTTTTATAGCAATTTGAACAATTTCATAGGAATCGGTTCCGCCATAATGGTGATAAGCCTTATCTCTAAATCTTTTAATTTGAGACCAAGGTAATAAATCAGCATACTTTCTCTGAATATCACTTGATAACTTTCTAGAATCTAATTGCTCACCAATTTGCCCAATGTGCATGGCTAATGAAGCAACAACCATCTCATCGTAAATATCAATACCATAATGCTTGACTTTACCAAGAGTATTTTCAATTTCTTCCGCAAAGCTCAACATCTGCCTAAGATACGAATAATCTAGTTCCAGCTGCTCTTTTCTCATATAGTAATACCTTATCCTTCTTAAAACTCTTATAAACTTCTTTGCCAATGTAGGTAGTATTTGTTGACAGTCCTTCCAAAGTCATTAAGTCAACACCTACATCAAAAACGGCTTCTAACTCATCATAAAGTTTATAAAACGCAAAACCTAAAGCATTAGAGTCTTTAGAAACGATGACTAAATCAATATCACTATCGTCATCAGCTTCACCTCTTGCATAGGAACCAAAAAGATAGATAGCAGGCAGGTTATACTTATCTGCCAGTGGAATAATCTTTTCTTGTATCTGTTCTATCGTATAAACCATAACCACATACCTCTCTTTCTATAGTTATTATAACATATACTGACTCTATATGCTTTAAGAAGCCTGCTACAATGAGTAGACTTCTTAAAACAAAAAAGCTAGTAAGACACAACAAAAACAAGGACGAAACCTCAGCTATCTTACTGCTATCAAACTAACTTTTAAACCAAAAAGATGCAGTCAGCTAACTACATCAATCAATGAAAAACTTAAGTAATTTTTTAAGTAGCAAAAAACTACTGCCATTTTTTGCATGCTCCTATCTTCGCATGCTTTCACAAGTCAAAAAAACTTGCTACTACCTCGGACAAGTCACAAGCTCATACTTAATTCAATAAGCACTCCCTCTCACCTTGACCTTTAGCCGAAAAAGGCACTTTTCGACACACCGCCCACACCTAGCCAGATTCGCCATCTCTCCATAGCCTCACTGGTGGTGTCTCCAGCCCTTGCAGGCTAGCAGTTCTAGTTTTTCGCTCAACACAGGATAACTAGCATAAACCTTAACGCATTCTGTTATGAGTTCCTCACAACAGTCAGCTAACTTCTTCTAGGATGTAAACCACTTGTTGTCGTTTACTTTTCCCTGTCTTTGTGCTACAATAAAAGTGTTCGAAGTTTTTATTATAGCGTTGGATAGGCTGCCTAAAAGCAGGTTGTCTGACGCATTTTTTATGATATTTATTAAATATATTTGTCAAAGAACGGCTACCTAAGTTCTTATCACCAACGTTTCTACAATCTTTTTATCAAAAACTCTTTTAACGTTTTAAGATAGAACTGATAATAGATTATCAATAGGTATGGAGAAAAGATTGAGATTCAATCTCTTCTCTATAACTACTGAAAGGGCTAAACCGTATTAAATTATGATGAAGATACCAACTAAACTGTTTTCCTTCTACCTATTTTACATCTCGCAATCTTTGATATAATTATTTTACAACTTTATTTTGTAACAATATTTTACAACTTTATTTTGTATCTGTCAACCATTTTTTGAAAATTTTTTATTCTAGAAAGGAGTGTTTCTATGTTTTCAGAACGTCTAAAAGCGTTGAGAAATGAATTAGGTTTCACTCAAACCCAAATTGCTAATCAACTGAACGTAAAACAACAAACATATGCAAAATGGGAAAGTGGCAAGGGGAAACCTAGAGCTACCACACTTGAAAAATTAGCTAGTTTACTTAAAGTATCAACTGATTATCTACTCGGAAATACTGACATAAAAAATCCAGAAGAGACAATATCTGATGTTGATATGCTCTTTAGACGAACCTCTAAAGACCTAACACCAGGACAACAAGAAGTCTTTAAAAAGGAACTAATGGACTTCATGGAGATGAGACGTAAAGCATTTGAGGAAGATAATAAGTGAGAGATACCTACCTAAAGATCAATGATATTGCCAATCAAGAAATTTATCGCTTTATTAAACTCTTTAACATTTCTAGATTAGACTACACCTTTGAACCATTTTTCAATCATATAGTTAAAAGTAAAAATATCAAAGTTATGGAGCATCATTTTTCCGATGACATTCTTTTAGGTATAACAATGACTGATTTTTTAGGAACCTCTATATCTTACGAAACAGATTGTCCTATCCCTCGTCAGAACTTTACAAAGTGTCACGAAATAGGTCATCTCATACTGAAACACGAAGGTAAGTTTTTCGCAAATAGTAAACGTGAAGATAACCCAACAGAAGTTGAAGCTGATTACTTTGCTTCTTTTGTACTTGCACCTGATATCATTTTGCTCTCAAAAATTGTTTATCAGAACAAACATTTTTATGAACTCGCTACTGAACTAAAAATGTCTAACCAAGCTCTCGAAGTACGTTTACACTACTTTCTAACATATTACTGTCAATATACACAGCAAATCGCTAATAATCTTCTAGACAGCTATAAAAGGCATAATACTAAAGATATAGTCGCTGCTATTAAAAGAATTGAAAACCGTATCATTAAAGGTTATAACGCAGTCGCTGTATCAGATAAACAAAAGCTTGAAGCCTTGATGACAACAAAGGATTTCATCACTAATTATGATATTGACTCTTTAGCAGACAAAGAGTTTCAAAAAGAAATCAAAGAAGAGTTTCACCATACTGCCACTTTTGCTTATTACGATAAAGGACTAACAATTTGGTATCTCTGGAATACAGAAAAATTAAGCCAAGAAGAAGCTAAACGAAAAGCAAAGTTATTGCACTACAATATACAAAACATGCTATAAATTTTAGTACATATTTAGTATACCCCCAACGTCAATTAATAGCAAGCTAGCTGGCAGATGTAGACAATTTTTTTCAAAAAAATTTTTAAAAGCTAGATGATCTCTAATTTTTTCCTAAATATTAAAAAAGCTAAATGGATATACATGGTTCTGCATCTATCCATTTAGCTTTTTAACATTCATAAGTTAGAGAATGTAGCTGCCACATCTCACATACTTTTTAACTCATCAAAAGCCCAATTAATTTTTTTCATAATCTTATCTGCCCCTCTTTCCTCAGAAACATCAGGGTGATATTGTTTTGATAACACTTTATATTGTTTCTTTATCTCTGAAAATGAAGCTGTCTCACTAACTCCTAAAATCTCATAGGGATTATCACTATACCAACGACTATAACTTTTCTTGGCAGTAGGTTCTTCATAATATTCAGTCGTATCTTCAAAAACTTGCTCTTTCTCAACAGAATAATCAATAGTTAAAGCAAGATATATTACAGCTATTACTATAGCAAACAGACCAATTAAAATAATATTTTTAATAAACAACCATAA encodes:
- a CDS encoding thioredoxin, which produces MIESKAFLKKTGIVLAGAGTIFCLAVTTNTLVDTYQKSHDYDIHLAAKQALDVSKKYYNLVFYKRSCPMCRFGKQDVIKAGEKSLLTTFYVDVESEEGQKLVEKYSIKEAPSVVFVRGDMVEKYLYVTEKDGSYQANKEVLEKFND
- a CDS encoding helix-turn-helix domain-containing protein, translating into MSAFASHLRQLRKDRGAKKEDIATYLGITPSYYNKFEAGARTPSLEVLVKLKTYFNCSLDELVASEEESTLVDRQLVVSYRDLCDMGFNERLAHGLIKEVYDSYQAEAIPKASLDKKVKFVYKKDVVALCNKLKEQLEEK
- a CDS encoding DUF86 domain-containing protein gives rise to the protein MRKEQLELDYSYLRQMLSFAEEIENTLGKVKHYGIDIYDEMVVASLAMHIGQIGEQLDSRKLSSDIQRKYADLLPWSQIKRFRDKAYHHYGGTDSYEIVQIAIKDIPVLIENLQIIIRDVEKELDDY
- a CDS encoding helix-turn-helix domain-containing protein, encoding MFSERLKALRNELGFTQTQIANQLNVKQQTYAKWESGKGKPRATTLEKLASLLKVSTDYLLGNTDIKNPEETISDVDMLFRRTSKDLTPGQQEVFKKELMDFMEMRRKAFEEDNK
- a CDS encoding DnaJ domain-containing protein; this encodes MSFFTFFIVVTFALLIIRFLVSLRGLFKYIAIVFLLWLFIKNIILIGLFAIVIAVIYLALTIDYSVEKEQVFEDTTEYYEEPTAKKSYSRWYSDNPYEILGVSETASFSEIKKQYKVLSKQYHPDVSEERGADKIMKKINWAFDELKSM
- a CDS encoding nucleotidyltransferase family protein, which produces MVYTIEQIQEKIIPLADKYNLPAIYLFGSYARGEADDDSDIDLVIVSKDSNALGFAFYKLYDELEAVFDVGVDLMTLEGLSTNTTYIGKEVYKSFKKDKVLLYEKRAAGTRLFVS
- a CDS encoding TcpD family membrane protein, with the translated sequence MTLSGLWEWFFQNIGMWLVIAYSAFGIIEAVKDGSFGKAVTKLAIGVAAYYYGSNPQQVMDSLKGVVAKIFG
- a CDS encoding ImmA/IrrE family metallo-endopeptidase produces the protein MRDTYLKINDIANQEIYRFIKLFNISRLDYTFEPFFNHIVKSKNIKVMEHHFSDDILLGITMTDFLGTSISYETDCPIPRQNFTKCHEIGHLILKHEGKFFANSKREDNPTEVEADYFASFVLAPDIILLSKIVYQNKHFYELATELKMSNQALEVRLHYFLTYYCQYTQQIANNLLDSYKRHNTKDIVAAIKRIENRIIKGYNAVAVSDKQKLEALMTTKDFITNYDIDSLADKEFQKEIKEEFHHTATFAYYDKGLTIWYLWNTEKLSQEEAKRKAKLLHYNIQNML
- a CDS encoding TcpE family conjugal transfer membrane protein, whose protein sequence is MEKPDKELYCYKQALSQPYWIQRLTDNFSLNSALKLSFFVYGFVVGASLWYLMDFLLFFLPWGLRGMLCVVAGIYLGRRLSDLVVDGKAFVFYLKDYLLFYIKYGMREESIYINKGQIYHKPRERRTRVI
- a CDS encoding IS110 family transposase; the protein is MFYVGIDIAKNKHDMACIDKNGRVILRKFTFPNSHQGFIDLKTQLRQLSPVIDNVHIALESTGHYNYNLGRFLRQLGYTVFAYNPLIIKEFAKSQSLRKTKTDVKDALLIAHRLRSDVVSERYHVDDKIEALKELTRYQNRLIQARSRNKNLYVRLLDLVFPELHGIVGNLHNNFVYELLSKYPSPDKISRAHFKSLLKIKRLTADKALLIKEVAKQTIGKASSVHSLELIQLIGTIRHYDKQIEDVQKDIDKLMVELDSPITSITGISNRLGAIILAEIKTIHNFKTPAQLQAFAGLEPAIYQSGQMDSKGKMVKRGSTYLRYALIQAARILSIYSPHFKAYLRLKISQGKHYNVALSHVAKKLIRVIFHLLKTNQSFDETKLR